The genome window GAGTCCGAACCAGGCGGCCTCCCGCACCCTGTCGAAGTCGTAGAGCCCGAAACCGATCGCCACGACGAGTCCCGCCACCATGCCGATCGGCGCGGCCCAGAGCTTCAGGGCATCGCGACCCTTTGCGTTCACACCGATCATGACCACCAGGGCGATGACCATGCAGAGGAGAATGCCGAGGCGCCCGCTCCGCGCCTGCCCCGCGCCGACGGTGCTCGCGAGCACCGGGATCAACGACATGACCGAGAGCACGACCAGCGTGCTGCTCACGGTTGGGGTGATGAGCCTTCGCAGCAGCGACAGGCGCATGCCGACCACGACCTGGAACAGCCCGGTCACGAGAACCAATGCGGCGAGCGTGGCCGTCCCCCCGCCGCGCAGCGCCAGGATGCAGAACGGCACGCTGATCGGGTCGACGGCGGCGACGTAGAGGTTCTCGGTCCTGAGCCGCCCGAAGCCGACGGTCGTGACCAGCATCAGCAGGCTGCACACCACGAGGGAGGCCAGCACGACACGGGATTCGAGCGCGCTGCGCCCGCCGGCCACCGTCACCACCAGCAGCGGCAGCAGAATCATCCGGGGCACCAGCATCAGCGCCAGTTGCGTCGCGGTCGCCAGCGCCCGCCGCGCCGGCGGTGTCTCGTGCGGCTCGTACCTGCCGTCGGGAGAGGGCACGCGCTGAGCCATAGCCGAAAACTAGACGCCCGGAATCCTGCGACGGGCCGCCGAGCGGCACTCGACTGGCACCCCAAGGCGCCTCAGGGCCGGCGGCCGACCCCCCGGAGCCATCGACCGGCGTGCACCCGAAGTGCTCCGATCATGCCGTCATCCCGACACCTGTCACAGCCGAAGGACTTTCAGCGCTATCGACGTCAGCGCCGGTCACGGGCACGGCGGTCATGGGCGTCGCCCTCCCCTCCTGCGCGTTGCCAGGTGTCGGGGTCAGATTCGTTCGAACGTGGCCCTGTCGAGTCCGAGATCTCGCAGGATGACTCTGATAGTGCCGGCTCGCAGGTCTCTACCACCCCAGTTCGGGATGGTCGTGCGACCGCCTGTGGCGGGGTTGCGCCAGACCTCGTGGGAGCCTCGCGCCTGGCGGTCGAACTCGCACCCGAGCCGCCGGAGTTTCCCCGTCAGTTCCCGGTGGGTCACACCGCAATCACGAGTTCGCCGGCGCTCACGATGCCTCCGGGGAGTTCGTCCCCGTGGTGCTTGTAGGAGGCGACGAACTCCGATGCCACCCCGTCGAGGTTGTGCAGGGCCTCCTCGGGTGTGGCGCCCCACGCCCGGCATCCCGGCAGCACCGGCACCTCCGCCAAGAACATGTTCTCGGTGTCGGTACACGGCCCCCGCAGCGTGTACGGCAGCCTGTATTGCTCCGGCATCTCACGTCCCGTCGGCATCGGCGGTCGTCACGGCAACGATACCGGTCGTTCACACGAGGCACTCCTCGAACGCCGTCTCAGGCTCTCTACTCATGCTGTTCTGCCTTGCGTGACGAAGCGCTGTCGGCTCGGCGGACGCGGCCCACGTAGTCCGGGCTGGTGCCGGAGCGCGCGGCGATGGCGGCGGGGGTGTCAGACAGGCGGGATGTTCGATCCGTCGGGGCTGGTGCCGGGTGCTCAGGTGCGGTTGCCGGGTGACGGGGAGGCAGTGACGCTCGTCCAGGTCCGGGAGGGGCCGTTCTGGGAGTTCGTGTTCCGCGATGGGCTCGGCGCTCTGGACGAGGCGACCCTGATCGAGGACGAGATTCCCGGAATCGAGATCGTCTCGTCCTCCAGCACGCCGTTCTTCGACGGTGACCCGCGCTCCTTCCGTCTCGGTGTGGAGGCGTTGCGGATCGAGAACGCGTTTCGCCATGACATGCCCGGGTTGGCGGTGTCGCGGATGTCGGGCGGCGGATCGGGTCCTGATCGTGGTGCCTGCGAATCTGCGCCCTCAGTGGCAGCGCGAGTTGGCGGAGCGCTTCGACATCCACTGTCTGCAGTTCGACGCATCGACGTTCGAAGTGAGCCCGACGCAGAACCCCTGGGATCTGCACGACTGTGTGATCGTGTCGCGAGACTGGCTGAAGCGCGAGGACGTGCTCGGTGCGTTCGAGGCGGCTGACAAGCGGTGGGATCTGGCGATTCTCGATGAGGCCCACGGCTACACGCTGCAGGTCGATGCCGCAGGCCGGGTCAGCAAGCGCAGCGAGCGCTACCGGGCGGCGGAGTCGGTGGCGGAGCGGGCGCACCGGCTGATCTGTCTGACGGCCACGCCGCATTCGGGTCGCAACTCGTCGCTGTGGGGTCTGCTGCGCCTCGTGGACCGGGATGCCTACGGCGACGTGTGCCCGACCGGGCGGATCGACTTGAGTCCGCAGCACTATCGCAAGGTGCCCAAGGAGCGGATGGTCGACATGGCGGGCAACAACCTGTTCAAGCCTCGTCATCCCCACACGGTGGGCTACGAGTTGGCGGGCGCCGAGTTGGACCTGTATGAGGCGGTCACCCGGTTCGTGTCGACCGAGCTGGCCCGGATCCGCCGCGACGGGGCGACGGGCGCCGCCGGGTTCGCGCTCACGGTGATGCAGCGCCGCCTGGCGTCGTCGGTACGGGCGATCAAGCGGACCTTGGAGCGCCGGATCGCCCGACTCGAACAGGCACTGGAGGATCCCGCGGCGTACCTGAAGAGCCGACGCGACTTCGCTTCGCTGATCAATCCCGACGATCCCGAGGCGGGCGCCGACCTCGCCGAGGAGGACCGGTGGGGACTGGAGGAGCGAGCACTCGACGAGTGGCTCCCCACCACGGTGGCCGAGTTGCGGGCCGAACTCGACGTGGTGCGCCCGCTGAGACGATCCTCAACAACCGCGGCGGATCCAACCGCGTCAACAAGAACGCCGTCGTCATCATCGCTGCTGACGGGGCGGGCATAACTCGTGCCCGCCAAACGGCGCGCACCGTTGCCGCCATGCAGGACATCACCCGTGACGAAGCGCGGCTCAAGCGCTTCAACAAGGAGCAGCGGGAGCAGCTGACCGACCGGCGAACCCGCAGACCCACCAAGCCCCGACACCAGAACCGTCGTCGTCACCGCCACCCGCATCCCCGCCGACAAGGTCCGCGACGTCGTAAAGGTCGCAGTCACTCCCCTTGTCGCAACCGGGGCCGACGTCACCGTCACCCTCGAAATCAACGCCGCGCACGCCGAAGGCATCCCCCAGGACAGACTCGACCTCGTCGTCAAGGAAGGCCTACGCCAACTCGGCATCGACCATGAAGTCAAGCAGTAGCCGCACAGAAATGACAACGATTGACCGCGGCTCAAACGAGGAGTTGCCGGTACCGCGAATCTGATAGCATAATGAAAGCATGGTGAACGTACTGATACGGGACCTGCCGGAGGAGACGCATGCCGAGTTGCGCCGCCGGGCCGAGCGCGAGGGCAAGTCGCTCCAGCAGTACCTCGTCGGTGAGTTGAAGCGGCTTGTGGAGCACCCCACGATCGACGATGTCCTCGATTGGGTGGAGACCCGCTCCGGAGGCCGTGTGGGCGCGAGGCAGGCGGTAGCGGACTTGGCCGAGGACCGGCAGCGGCGTTGATCGTCGTCGACGCCTCCGTGCTGGCCAATGCGGTGGGTGACGACGGCGGCGACGGCAGCGATGCCCGGCGCGAACTGCGCCGCGCCCGCGACGCCGCCGTTCCCTTCCTGGCAGATATCGAGGTCGTCTCCGTGCTCCGGAAGCGCTGGCTTGCCGGTGATCTCACTGACGAGCGCTTCGCGGACGCTGTCGAGGCCCTCGTCAACCTGAGCGTCGCACGACATTCCATGGTCCCACTGCTGCACAGGATCTATGAACTGCGGGCCAACGTGACACCATACGACGCTGCCTACGTCGCGCTAGCAGAATCGCTCGACTGCCCGCTCCTGACCAATGACAGGCGTCTTGCCGGCGCATCCGGCCCGCAGTGCGAGATCCGCGTTGTGACGCCCTGAACAGCCTCAGGGCCGGCGGCCGATGGGGTGCATCGACCCCCGGTGGAAGTTCTTCATGCCCGCCACGCGCAGCACCATCTCGGCGATGCGCCAGCGGGCGGCGGTGCGCCGGACCCGGCAGTGGTACTGCCCCCACATGTCACCGTCGGGCGCGCCGCTGCGATAGCTGGTCCAGGAGTAGACGTAGGCCGTGACCGCGGCCTCGCCCGCCCCGTCGGGGCTGATCCGGACGTTGGAGATGTGATGGGAGCAGCCGCTGAAGATCTCCCGCTGCCCGCGAGCGACGGCCTCGACGATCTCCCGGCGCCCCACGATGGTGGGGAACTCCGGCCCGTAGTCGAGCGAGGCGTCCTCACAGAACACGTCGCCCACCTCCTCGGGCTCGTTGCGGTCGAGGTGCCAGGCGTAGGCGTACAGCAGGTCGGCGATCGCGGCGCGGTCGTCGGCACCGAGGGGCGCCCCGGGATCGCCACCGGCAGGAATCTCTGTCACGGAGCCGAAGCTTAGGCCGAGAGCCGGAAGCCGGACCGGTGGGCGCAGGCCATAATGCAGCCATGCGATTCGGATTCTGGCTCGACACCTCCAATTCCTTCGAACACATGCAGCACGTCTGCGGGGTCGCCGAGGCGGCCGGTTGGGACGGCATCTGGGCTCCCGACCACTTCATGCCGCCGCCCGAGGGGTACCCCATGAAGACCGGATATCCCGACGGCCAACCCGAGTTGGCCGATGTGAACGAGTCCTGGGTGCTGCTCGCCGCTCTGGCCGCCACCGTGCCCCGGGTCCGTCTGGGGCATCTGGTGTCGGGCAACACTTACCGCCACCCCGCGGTCACGGCCAAGATGGCCGCCACCATCGACGGGATATCCGGCGGGCGCTTCGTGTTGGGCCTCGGCGCCGCCTGGCAGGAGAACGAGCACCGCCGCTACGGCATTCGCTACGGCACCGTGGGCGAGCGGTCGGACCGTTTCGAAGAGGCCTGCGAGATCATCAAGGGCATGATCACCAACAAGCGGACCGACTTCGCCGGCCGCTACTACCAACTCGACGGTGCGCCGCTGGCGCCCAAGCCGGTGGGAAGGCTCCCGCTCATGATCGGCGGTGCCGGGGAGCAGCGAACGATCCCCACGACGGCCCGTTTCGCCGACGAGTGGAATACCTGGGGCGGCCCCGAGCGGCTGATCCAGAAGATGGCCGTGCTGGACCGCGCCTGTGAGGCGATCGGCCGCGACCCGGCCGCTGTGCAACGCTCGGCCGCCCTGCTGGTGGACGTGCGCGGCGCTCCCGCCGACGGCGCCGAGCGCGTTGCGGGGCTCGCCAGGCCACATCCCCACGTGATCGGGACCACCGAGCAGATCACCGAGACGTTCGCGGAGTACCAGGCCGCCGGCGTCGACGAGGTCATCATCCCCGACTTCAACTGGACCGCGGAGGAGACCCCCGACCGCCTGCAGCAAATCGCGACCGAAGTCATCCCCAACTTCCGCTGACCCTCATCCATCGCCGAAGAGCGAAGGGGCCCAGTCCGCGGGGCGCGCAACCGCCGGTAGTACCGTGCCCTCCGGTGGTGTGAACCGCCGCCGGAGGCGCCGCTCACCCGTAACGAACCCGACCCCGCATGCTGTTCCCCACCTTCACCTTCGCCCTCTTCTTCGTCGTGGTGCTGACGGTGGGATGGTTCGTGCCGGGGCGGCGCGCCTGGTGGAAGCTGTTCATGCTGGCCGCCAGCTACTTCTTCTACGCCTACTGGGACGCCCGCTTCGTGGGTCTCATCGCGGCCTCCACGGTGCTGAACCAGACGGCCGCGGTGTGGCTGGCCCGCCTGCAGCACCCCGGCGCCCGGCGCGCCGTCGTGAGCGTGGCGGTGGGGGCGAACCTGGCCTCGCTGGGGTTCTTCAAGTACGCCGGCTTCTTCGTGGACAGCGCCGAGAGCGCCCTGGAGGGCCTCGGGATCGCCGCCGACCTGCCGCTGCTGAACATCATCCTGCCGGTGGGGATCTCGTTCTTCACCTTCCAGGCCATCAGCTACACCCTCGACGTCTACCGGGGCGACGCCGAGCCGGCCAGACCACTGGACTTCGCCGTCTACCTGGCCTTCTTCCCCCAACTCGTGGCCGGACCGATCGTGCGCGCCCACGAGTTGATCCCCCAACTGGACGAGCCGAGGATCCTCCGCCACACCGACTTCACGCGGGCCACCGTCCTCATCGCCGCGGGCCTGTTCAAGAAGATGGTGGTGGCGACCTATCTCGCCGAGGCGTTGGTGGACGACGTGTTCGCCTTTCCCGAGCGCTTCAGCTCCGTGGAGGTGCTGCTTGGGGTCTACGGCTACGCCATCCAGATCTACGCCGACTTCAGCGGCTACACCGACATCGCCATCGGCGTGGCGCTGCTGCTGGGCATCCGGCTGCCCGACAACTTCAACCAGCCCTACCGGGCGGCGTCGATCCAGGACTTCTGGCGGCGCTGGCACATGTCGCTGTCCCGCTGGCTGCGGGACTACCTGTACATCCCCCTCGGCGGCAACCGGGGCGGCGAGTGGCGCCGGGACCGCAACCTGCTGCTGACTATGCTGCTCGGGGGTCTGTGGCATGGCGCCGCCTGGACGTTCGTGCTGTGGGGGGTGTTCCACGGTCTCGGCCTGCTCGTCGAGCGGCGTCTGGGGCTGCGCCTGCCCGGGATCGTGGCCCGGCTGATCACGTTCCACTTCGTCTGCTTCGGCTGGATCCTCTTCCGGGCCGAGTCGCTGGGCGCAGCCGGGGGCGTGCTGGCCCGGCTGTTCAGCGCCTGGGCGGTCGAGCCGAGCCGACTCGCGTGGGTCGTCCCGGCGCTGATCGCCGCCGCGCTGGCGACCCAGTTCTGGCCGAGGACCGCCACCGGGCCCGCGCTCCGGGCGGCCAGCCACCTGCCAGTACTCGTCGTGGCGCTGGCCTTCGCCTTCTGGCTCGTCGTGCTCGAACAGTTCGGCCCCGAGGGCGTGGCGCCCTTCATCTACTTCCAGTTCTGAGCCATGGCACGCCGTCCACCCCCCGACTCGACCCCACCGCCCCCGCAAGGGCCACCGCAGGCGGGCCGGCGTCGGGCGCCCCGGAGCCCGCTGACGCCGCAGGGGGCTCCCCCCGAGGACCGGCCCCCCTGGCCGCCCATCCGGCCC of bacterium contains these proteins:
- a CDS encoding SNF2-related protein, whose amino-acid sequence is MTCPGWRCRGCRAADRVLIVVPANLRPQWQRELAERFDIHCLQFDASTFEVSPTQNPWDLHDCVIVSRDWLKREDVLGAFEAADKRWDLAILDEAHGYTLQVDAAGRVSKRSERYRAAESVAERAHRLICLTATPHSGRNSSLWGLLRLVDRDAYGDVCPTGRIDLSPQHYRKVPKERMVDMAGNNLFKPRHPHTVGYELAGAELDLYEAVTRFVSTELARIRRDGATGAAGFALTVMQRRLASSVRAIKRTLERRIARLEQALEDPAAYLKSRRDFASLINPDDPEAGADLAEEDRWGLEERALDEWLPTTVAELRAELDVVRPLRRSSTTAADPTASTRTPSSSSLLTGRA
- a CDS encoding type II toxin-antitoxin system HicA family toxin, which translates into the protein MTHRELTGKLRRLGCEFDRQARGSHEVWRNPATGGRTTIPNWGGRDLRAGTIRVILRDLGLDRATFERI
- a CDS encoding MBOAT family protein, yielding MLFPTFTFALFFVVVLTVGWFVPGRRAWWKLFMLAASYFFYAYWDARFVGLIAASTVLNQTAAVWLARLQHPGARRAVVSVAVGANLASLGFFKYAGFFVDSAESALEGLGIAADLPLLNIILPVGISFFTFQAISYTLDVYRGDAEPARPLDFAVYLAFFPQLVAGPIVRAHELIPQLDEPRILRHTDFTRATVLIAAGLFKKMVVATYLAEALVDDVFAFPERFSSVEVLLGVYGYAIQIYADFSGYTDIAIGVALLLGIRLPDNFNQPYRAASIQDFWRRWHMSLSRWLRDYLYIPLGGNRGGEWRRDRNLLLTMLLGGLWHGAAWTFVLWGVFHGLGLLVERRLGLRLPGIVARLITFHFVCFGWILFRAESLGAAGGVLARLFSAWAVEPSRLAWVVPALIAAALATQFWPRTATGPALRAASHLPVLVVALAFAFWLVVLEQFGPEGVAPFIYFQF
- a CDS encoding type II toxin-antitoxin system HicB family antitoxin, giving the protein MPEQYRLPYTLRGPCTDTENMFLAEVPVLPGCRAWGATPEEALHNLDGVASEFVASYKHHGDELPGGIVSAGELVIAV
- a CDS encoding nuclear transport factor 2 family protein — encoded protein: MTEIPAGGDPGAPLGADDRAAIADLLYAYAWHLDRNEPEEVGDVFCEDASLDYGPEFPTIVGRREIVEAVARGQREIFSGCSHHISNVRISPDGAGEAAVTAYVYSWTSYRSGAPDGDMWGQYHCRVRRTAARWRIAEMVLRVAGMKNFHRGSMHPIGRRP
- a CDS encoding type II toxin-antitoxin system VapC family toxin; translation: MIVVDASVLANAVGDDGGDGSDARRELRRARDAAVPFLADIEVVSVLRKRWLAGDLTDERFADAVEALVNLSVARHSMVPLLHRIYELRANVTPYDAAYVALAESLDCPLLTNDRRLAGASGPQCEIRVVTP
- a CDS encoding TIGR03560 family F420-dependent LLM class oxidoreductase produces the protein MRFGFWLDTSNSFEHMQHVCGVAEAAGWDGIWAPDHFMPPPEGYPMKTGYPDGQPELADVNESWVLLAALAATVPRVRLGHLVSGNTYRHPAVTAKMAATIDGISGGRFVLGLGAAWQENEHRRYGIRYGTVGERSDRFEEACEIIKGMITNKRTDFAGRYYQLDGAPLAPKPVGRLPLMIGGAGEQRTIPTTARFADEWNTWGGPERLIQKMAVLDRACEAIGRDPAAVQRSAALLVDVRGAPADGAERVAGLARPHPHVIGTTEQITETFAEYQAAGVDEVIIPDFNWTAEETPDRLQQIATEVIPNFR